The following proteins are co-located in the Methylomonas sp. 11b genome:
- a CDS encoding alpha-D-glucose phosphate-specific phosphoglucomutase, translated as MTTTITKTTPYDDQKPGTSGLRKKVKVFQQPKYLENFVQSIFDSLEDFQGKTLVIGGDGRYFNRKAIQIIIKMAAANGFGELIIGQGGLLSTPAASNIIRKYNAFGGIVLSASHNPGGPEEDFGIKYNVSNGGPAPEKFTDKLYENTKIITGYKKARFGDIDLDVIGEVEKGGVKIRIIDSVADYAELMAKIFDFDLLKQSIHNGFITLRFDAMHAITGPYAKHILEDTLGATPGSVFNAVPLEDFGGGHPDPNMAHAHELCDIMFGADAPTFGAASDGDGDRNMVMGANIFVTPSDSLAIMAANAKLIPAYAKGISGVARSMPTSQAVDRVADKLSLPCYETPTGWKFFGNLLDADKITICGEESFGSGSNHVREKDGLWAVLFWLNLIARKRESVEDIVHEHWQKYGRDIYCRHDYEAVDSEIANGIVEHLRSQLSSLPGKSWGDYEVKFADEFSYTDPVDGSVSSNQGIRIGFVNGSRIVFRLSGTGTVGATLRIYLERYERDVSKHDQDAQVALAELIEIAEQLCEVKKRTGRTEPDVIT; from the coding sequence ATGACAACAACAATCACCAAAACGACTCCCTACGATGATCAAAAACCCGGCACATCGGGCTTACGCAAAAAAGTCAAAGTCTTCCAACAACCCAAATATCTGGAGAATTTCGTCCAATCCATCTTCGACAGTCTGGAGGATTTTCAGGGCAAAACCTTGGTGATTGGCGGCGATGGCCGCTACTTTAACCGTAAAGCCATCCAGATTATTATAAAAATGGCGGCAGCCAACGGTTTCGGTGAGCTCATTATAGGCCAAGGCGGCTTGTTGTCCACTCCTGCCGCATCGAATATTATCAGGAAATACAATGCGTTCGGAGGCATTGTTCTATCAGCTAGTCACAATCCCGGCGGCCCTGAAGAAGATTTTGGCATTAAGTACAACGTCAGCAATGGTGGCCCGGCTCCGGAAAAGTTCACCGACAAACTGTACGAGAATACCAAAATCATCACCGGCTACAAAAAAGCCCGTTTCGGCGACATAGATTTAGACGTTATCGGTGAGGTCGAAAAAGGCGGCGTGAAAATTCGGATTATCGATTCGGTAGCCGATTACGCTGAATTAATGGCCAAGATATTCGATTTCGATCTGCTCAAACAAAGCATCCATAACGGCTTCATCACGCTACGTTTCGATGCGATGCATGCCATCACCGGTCCGTACGCCAAGCATATTCTGGAAGATACGCTGGGCGCTACACCTGGCTCGGTATTTAACGCCGTGCCGCTGGAAGACTTCGGCGGCGGCCATCCCGATCCAAATATGGCCCATGCTCACGAACTTTGTGACATCATGTTCGGGGCCGACGCACCCACTTTCGGCGCGGCCTCGGACGGCGACGGCGACCGCAACATGGTCATGGGCGCAAACATCTTCGTTACTCCTAGCGATAGCTTGGCGATTATGGCCGCCAACGCCAAGTTAATCCCAGCTTACGCCAAAGGCATTAGTGGTGTGGCCCGCTCGATGCCGACCAGTCAAGCGGTTGACCGCGTTGCCGACAAACTAAGTCTGCCTTGCTACGAAACCCCAACCGGCTGGAAATTTTTCGGTAACCTGCTGGATGCCGATAAAATTACCATCTGCGGCGAAGAAAGCTTCGGTTCCGGCTCCAATCATGTCCGTGAAAAAGATGGATTATGGGCCGTGCTGTTCTGGTTGAATTTAATCGCGCGCAAACGCGAATCGGTGGAAGACATTGTTCATGAACACTGGCAAAAATACGGTCGCGACATTTACTGTCGTCACGATTACGAAGCGGTCGATTCCGAGATTGCCAACGGCATTGTCGAACATCTGCGTAGCCAGTTAAGCAGCTTGCCCGGTAAAAGTTGGGGCGATTACGAAGTCAAGTTTGCCGACGAATTCAGTTACACCGATCCGGTCGACGGTAGCGTCAGCAGCAATCAAGGCATCCGCATTGGCTTTGTGAACGGCTCGCGTATCGTGTTCCGGCTGTCGGGTACCGGTACGGTCGGTGCGACTTTGCGTATTTATTTGGAGCGCTATGAGCGTGATGTCAGCAAGCACGATCAGGACGCTCAGGTTGCGCTTGCGGAATTAATAGAAATTGCCGAGCAGTTGTGCGAAGTCAAAAAACGTACTGGCAGAACCGAGCCTGACGTTATCACTTGA
- a CDS encoding L,D-transpeptidase family protein: protein MIKKKLLGVLIVMGCTVSARSFAGEDVWLLVDTQTQSMEVRKGDKTVAVLENIAIGRNGAGEKNHRGDDITPLGNYRIGWINERSAFRKFFGLTYPNVDNADNALKKGKIDLDTYEAIARAHSAGQIPPQNTDLGGQIGIHGLGSGSLSIHRSMNWTHGCIALTNDQIDQLSQWVEKGTLVTVK, encoded by the coding sequence ATGATAAAGAAAAAATTATTAGGTGTTTTGATTGTGATGGGCTGTACCGTATCGGCGCGCAGTTTCGCTGGAGAGGATGTTTGGTTGCTGGTCGATACGCAGACGCAAAGCATGGAAGTCAGGAAGGGCGACAAGACGGTTGCCGTGCTGGAAAATATCGCCATTGGCCGCAATGGCGCGGGTGAAAAAAATCATCGCGGCGATGACATCACGCCGCTCGGTAACTATCGGATCGGCTGGATAAATGAAAGAAGCGCCTTCCGTAAGTTCTTCGGCTTGACCTATCCCAATGTAGACAATGCCGATAATGCCTTGAAAAAAGGCAAAATCGATCTCGACACTTACGAAGCTATTGCCAGAGCGCATTCTGCCGGACAAATTCCGCCGCAAAATACCGATCTCGGTGGGCAAATCGGTATTCATGGTTTGGGCAGCGGTAGTCTGTCCATCCACAGATCCATGAATTGGACACACGGATGTATCGCGTTGACTAACGATCAAATCGATCAGTTAAGTCAATGGGTAGAAAAAGGGACACTCGTAACGGTGAAATAA
- a CDS encoding Lpp/OprI family alanine-zipper lipoprotein yields MMRAITLSAVVAIAALATGCASTSDLEALDARVGTLEGKVSTASADAASAKAAAAEAAAKAAAAEAAANRAAQYAQDTNSKLDRMFKKSQHK; encoded by the coding sequence ATGATGAGAGCTATTACATTATCAGCAGTTGTTGCAATTGCAGCTTTGGCAACCGGTTGCGCAAGCACTTCAGACCTGGAAGCTTTGGACGCAAGAGTAGGCACTTTGGAAGGCAAAGTTTCTACTGCATCTGCTGACGCTGCTTCTGCTAAAGCCGCTGCTGCTGAAGCTGCTGCAAAAGCTGCTGCTGCTGAAGCTGCTGCTAACCGTGCTGCCCAATATGCTCAAGATACCAACAGCAAATTGGACCGTATGTTCAAAAAATCACAACACAAATAA
- a CDS encoding L,D-transpeptidase family protein produces MKTRLLFSLLLTASTAASALTLPAPDRPGDSLIGNPPHEVKYVAAKHEDTLIDIAVNFRLGQDHIVLANPYVDRWLPREGTQVRIPSSFLLPNAPREGIVVNLPEMRIYYYADAGRVVTYAIGIGREDNWKTPLGKTKITGKTDKPSWTPPPSIIAEHLADGDVLDPYYPPGPNNPLGLYAFKLGIPGYLIHSTNVVNGIGMRVSHGCMRMYPADIEQFFPMVKVGTTVNIVNQSIKVGWYHDTLYMEVYPELEETPATYEQRLHTALNLIEQANGGQMPVIKGSVLKAAVEKATGIPVAIYERPTQTPPVVQSQAAPAK; encoded by the coding sequence ATGAAAACCCGTTTGTTATTCAGTTTGCTGCTGACAGCCAGTACGGCGGCGTCGGCGCTAACGCTGCCGGCACCGGATAGGCCGGGTGACAGCCTGATAGGCAATCCGCCGCATGAAGTTAAATATGTCGCGGCGAAGCATGAAGACACTCTGATCGATATCGCGGTAAATTTTCGGCTTGGGCAAGATCATATCGTATTGGCCAACCCCTATGTGGACCGCTGGTTGCCCCGCGAAGGTACGCAGGTGCGCATCCCCAGCAGCTTTTTGTTGCCGAATGCGCCAAGAGAAGGGATCGTGGTTAATTTGCCGGAAATGCGGATTTACTATTACGCGGATGCCGGCCGGGTTGTGACTTATGCAATCGGTATCGGCCGGGAAGATAACTGGAAAACGCCGTTGGGTAAAACGAAAATTACCGGCAAAACCGACAAGCCTTCCTGGACGCCGCCGCCATCCATTATTGCCGAGCATTTGGCTGATGGCGATGTGCTGGATCCTTATTATCCGCCTGGTCCGAATAATCCCTTGGGTTTGTATGCGTTTAAGTTAGGGATACCCGGCTATCTGATTCACAGTACTAATGTTGTTAATGGCATTGGCATGCGGGTTAGTCATGGGTGCATGCGGATGTACCCTGCTGACATTGAGCAGTTTTTTCCAATGGTTAAAGTGGGCACCACGGTCAATATTGTTAATCAATCGATCAAAGTGGGCTGGTATCACGATACCTTGTACATGGAAGTGTATCCAGAGTTGGAAGAAACGCCGGCAACCTATGAGCAGCGCTTGCATACGGCGTTGAATTTGATAGAGCAAGCCAATGGTGGGCAAATGCCTGTAATCAAAGGTTCTGTTTTAAAAGCGGCAGTAGAAAAAGCGACTGGTATTCCGGTGGCTATTTATGAGCGTCCTACCCAGACGCCTCCTGTGGTTCAAAGCCAAGCGGCACCTGCGAAATAG
- the rdgC gene encoding recombination-associated protein RdgC codes for MWFKNLAVYRFTEPFTLDAVALEQKLQQQPFRSCGSHDEFSFGWTAPLGRASDALVHANNGFLMLCGKKEEKVVPASVINEMLQERINEIEEREARKLPAKERSRIKDELIFELLPRAFSFSRKTYAYIDSQGGWLVVDAASAKKAEDMLSQLRKCLGSLPIVPLTATAKPASVMTQWLIDNTSPKDILIEDECELRSPEEEGSIIRCKRHDLALPEIKNHLDSGKQVIKLAMSWAERISFVLDESLAVKRLKFLDLIQEQAADIEAFDEVEQFDADFSIMTAELAQFLPRLLELFTAEGNA; via the coding sequence ATGTGGTTTAAAAATCTTGCCGTCTACCGTTTTACCGAGCCATTTACTTTGGATGCTGTTGCTTTGGAGCAAAAACTGCAACAACAGCCGTTCCGATCTTGTGGTAGCCATGATGAGTTCAGTTTTGGCTGGACTGCGCCGCTAGGCAGGGCCTCGGACGCACTGGTGCATGCCAATAACGGTTTCTTGATGCTATGCGGCAAGAAGGAAGAAAAGGTCGTGCCGGCATCGGTGATCAACGAAATGCTGCAAGAACGCATCAACGAAATCGAAGAACGCGAGGCCCGCAAATTACCAGCGAAAGAGCGTAGTCGGATCAAGGACGAATTGATATTCGAACTGTTGCCGCGGGCGTTTTCGTTTTCACGGAAAACCTATGCTTATATCGATAGTCAGGGCGGCTGGCTGGTCGTCGATGCGGCATCGGCTAAAAAAGCCGAAGACATGCTCAGCCAGTTGCGTAAATGCTTGGGGTCTCTGCCCATAGTGCCGCTCACCGCCACCGCCAAACCGGCTAGCGTGATGACGCAATGGTTGATCGACAACACCTCGCCGAAAGATATTTTGATCGAAGACGAGTGCGAGCTGCGTTCGCCGGAAGAAGAAGGCTCGATTATTCGTTGCAAACGCCACGACTTGGCGTTGCCGGAAATCAAGAATCATCTGGATAGCGGCAAGCAAGTGATTAAGTTGGCGATGAGCTGGGCCGAACGCATTTCGTTTGTATTGGACGAGAGCTTGGCTGTCAAGCGGCTAAAGTTTCTTGATCTTATTCAGGAGCAAGCCGCCGATATCGAGGCATTCGACGAAGTCGAACAGTTTGATGCCGATTTTTCTATTATGACTGCGGAACTTGCTCAGTTTTTGCCGCGTCTGCTTGAATTATTTACTGCTGAAGGTAACGCCTAA
- the yjgA gene encoding ribosome biogenesis factor YjgA: MNDEDYQEEFEEEDYYDEPEDEYDGDSEDEEADHYAVRPNKTRIKKEIAEVFAMAEEICALSPAHIAEFELPESIEQAMRDAGKMGHNSARKRLLKYITAQLRKLDTAAIHEKLARMKNRSAHAVREHHQAERWRDQLLAANGNQQLTLFIEEFPTADSQHLRQLQRNAQKEAKEAKPPKSARLLYKYLKELIAEASGLPPFEEDAQDNQDAED, translated from the coding sequence ATGAACGACGAAGATTACCAAGAAGAATTCGAAGAAGAAGATTATTACGACGAACCCGAGGACGAGTACGACGGCGACAGCGAAGACGAGGAAGCCGATCATTACGCGGTACGCCCCAACAAGACTCGCATCAAAAAAGAAATAGCCGAAGTGTTTGCGATGGCTGAGGAAATTTGCGCGCTATCCCCTGCGCATATCGCCGAATTCGAATTGCCCGAGAGCATAGAACAAGCCATGCGCGATGCCGGCAAGATGGGGCATAACTCCGCCAGAAAGCGCTTGTTGAAATATATCACCGCGCAACTGAGAAAGCTGGATACCGCCGCGATTCATGAAAAATTGGCGCGGATGAAAAACCGCAGCGCCCATGCGGTCAGAGAACATCACCAGGCCGAGCGCTGGCGCGACCAGCTGCTGGCAGCCAATGGCAATCAACAGTTGACCCTATTCATTGAAGAATTTCCTACCGCGGACAGTCAGCACCTGCGCCAGTTACAGCGCAACGCACAGAAAGAAGCCAAGGAAGCCAAACCGCCCAAGTCGGCGCGCTTGCTATACAAGTATCTGAAAGAACTGATTGCCGAGGCATCCGGCCTGCCACCTTTTGAAGAGGACGCGCAGGACAATCAGGATGCAGAGGATTAA
- the mtgA gene encoding monofunctional biosynthetic peptidoglycan transglycosylase: MKHFRHPARYRQFWRQPKTALSLLKRCKRGLVYAALFFVLSSLVLVGVLRYLPPPTSAFMLHQHVDDLAEGRRYKGIDQRWVSRRHISPHAFAAVIASEDQLFYQHNGFDVDAIAKAFNQYLRGGKLRGASTISQQVAKNLFLSPAKNFGRKALEIWFTLLIEAIWDKQRILEMYLNIAEFGDHLFGIEAASRRYFGVSAQQLSANQAALLAATLPNPILLKADQPSAYLHKRQSWILGQMRALGN; this comes from the coding sequence GTGAAGCATTTCCGCCATCCGGCTCGCTATCGCCAATTTTGGCGCCAACCCAAAACGGCGCTTTCTTTGCTGAAACGTTGCAAGCGCGGACTGGTCTATGCGGCGCTGTTTTTTGTACTCAGTTCGCTGGTGCTGGTAGGCGTATTGCGGTATCTACCCCCGCCGACGTCGGCGTTCATGCTGCATCAGCATGTTGATGATCTGGCCGAAGGCCGGCGCTATAAGGGTATTGATCAACGCTGGGTCAGTCGCCGGCATATTTCGCCGCACGCCTTTGCTGCGGTGATCGCATCCGAAGATCAATTGTTCTATCAGCACAACGGCTTCGATGTTGACGCCATCGCCAAGGCTTTTAACCAATATTTGCGCGGCGGTAAACTGCGTGGGGCCAGTACGATCAGCCAGCAAGTCGCGAAGAATTTGTTTTTAAGTCCGGCCAAAAACTTCGGCCGCAAGGCCTTGGAGATTTGGTTTACGTTGTTGATCGAGGCGATCTGGGATAAGCAGCGGATATTGGAAATGTATTTGAATATTGCCGAGTTCGGCGATCATTTATTCGGCATAGAAGCGGCCAGTCGCCGTTATTTCGGTGTTTCTGCCCAACAGCTATCTGCCAATCAGGCTGCGCTGTTGGCGGCTACATTGCCGAACCCTATATTGCTAAAAGCCGATCAGCCCAGCGCTTATTTACATAAACGCCAAAGCTGGATCTTGGGCCAGATGCGGGCGTTGGGGAACTGA